A region of Diospyros lotus cultivar Yz01 chromosome 3, ASM1463336v1, whole genome shotgun sequence DNA encodes the following proteins:
- the LOC127797741 gene encoding uncharacterized protein LOC127797741 isoform X2 codes for MDMRRSHVPAFGSWDCVEALPYTQCFESARQAGLLRCSYPGDRDLYVAGDFYETDVLSPAMIVVPRRRGKVRYQNAKDGGGGGGQQGWAVKEPPSPLPSPPGKAPKAVDEDLYKISPALLHPHVGKKRGWSFFSSCLLPGCAS; via the exons ATGGAT ATGAGGAGAAGCCATGTGCCAGCTTTCGGGAGCTGGGATTGCGTGGAGGCGCTTCCCTACACGCAGTGCTTCGAGTCAGCGAGGCAAGCCGGGCTGCTCCGGTGCAGTTACCCAGGAGATCGGGACTTGTACGTCGCCGGCGATTTCTATGAGACTGATGTTCTCTCTCCAGCCATGATTGTCGTCCCTCGCCGAAGA GGAAAGGTTCGTTACCAGAATGCGAAAgacggaggaggaggaggagggcaGCAGGGTTGGGCGGTGAAGGAACCTCCGAGCCCACTTCCATCGCCGCCGGGAAAAGCTCCTAAGGCTGTTGACGAAGATCTCTACAAGATCTCGCCGGCGCTCCTCCACCCACACGTCGGAAAA aaaAGAGGATGGAGCTTCTTTTCCAGTTGCCTGCTGCCTGGCTGCGCTTCATGA
- the LOC127797741 gene encoding uncharacterized protein LOC127797741 isoform X1 translates to MDQMRRSHVPAFGSWDCVEALPYTQCFESARQAGLLRCSYPGDRDLYVAGDFYETDVLSPAMIVVPRRRGKVRYQNAKDGGGGGGQQGWAVKEPPSPLPSPPGKAPKAVDEDLYKISPALLHPHVGKKRGWSFFSSCLLPGCAS, encoded by the exons ATGGAT CAGATGAGGAGAAGCCATGTGCCAGCTTTCGGGAGCTGGGATTGCGTGGAGGCGCTTCCCTACACGCAGTGCTTCGAGTCAGCGAGGCAAGCCGGGCTGCTCCGGTGCAGTTACCCAGGAGATCGGGACTTGTACGTCGCCGGCGATTTCTATGAGACTGATGTTCTCTCTCCAGCCATGATTGTCGTCCCTCGCCGAAGA GGAAAGGTTCGTTACCAGAATGCGAAAgacggaggaggaggaggagggcaGCAGGGTTGGGCGGTGAAGGAACCTCCGAGCCCACTTCCATCGCCGCCGGGAAAAGCTCCTAAGGCTGTTGACGAAGATCTCTACAAGATCTCGCCGGCGCTCCTCCACCCACACGTCGGAAAA aaaAGAGGATGGAGCTTCTTTTCCAGTTGCCTGCTGCCTGGCTGCGCTTCATGA